In uncultured Bacteroides sp., one genomic interval encodes:
- a CDS encoding glycoside hydrolase family 2 TIM barrel-domain containing protein: MMRRLYTLMCMTATTLLLMAQQPHHERYYLSGTGIDNTKTWKFYCSKGQHSGKWGKIQVPCNWELQGYGDYTYGRYYKTKGGVASNEEGTYRYSFKVPTAWKGQKVKIVFDGVMTDTKVTINGKSAGEIHKGGFYCFSYDITDLVDYKKTNELEVHVAKESANKSVNAAERKADWWLFSGIYRPVWLEATPQNAMDYVVLSAKADGKMTVGADFTGDVKGYSLSASVKSLIDGKVLSSDAGSTVSTSVKPNERLIWETSWNNPKTWDPEHPNLYVVKLELKNANNEIVQTKEIRTAFRTLEFFEKDGLYLNGTRLIVKGVNRHTFWPEGGRTTSHALSLQDAKLVKEMNMNAIRSHYPPDEHFLDVCDSIGILYMDELAGWQNSYDSNVGPKLVEEMIKRDVNHPCIMIWSNGNEGGWNNNLDKLFAKYDYLQQRHVVHPWADFNELDTHHYPAYLTGVGRFVNGYKVFMPTEFMHAMYDQGGGAGLRDFWERWMTSPYFAGGFIWVFCDEAVARTDKKGILDSDNSNAPDGLLGPHREKEGSFYAVRESWSPIQIKPMHVTSHFNGDFFLTNEYLFTNLSECTMKYKILSCGAPLSGNSENKEIAAGEVKLPSIAPGETGKVHFDVPSALQQGDVLALEAFNTNGESICNWSFTIHLVDKYFDKAISKGVVAGSVGTAQKNMTDATKNGPEFVLKGGNMTVTFNAENGMIKKILSGEKEIPFNNGPVSVGMKMKYDAAKSYINTVTIKDADKRERLKAGATYNCNAAVYCAKYLGAADSIAWTLTNDGLLYMDAVLLNRASGGGGFDDAFTDDEVYNLGLTFSYPEANCSGMKWFGKGPYRVWKNRLPGTNYGVWHKDYNNTITGESFENLIYPEFKGYHANLYWATLESKTTPFTVYAHNDGIYFRVFTPEEPKGRADGKPTMPEFPQGDISFLLDIPAICSFKPIKQQGPQSQPGNIRIKKGDEGVRINLMFDFRQK, translated from the coding sequence TAATGGCGCAACAACCGCATCATGAACGCTATTATCTTTCGGGTACAGGTATTGATAATACCAAAACCTGGAAATTTTACTGTTCTAAAGGCCAGCATAGTGGGAAATGGGGAAAAATTCAGGTTCCATGTAACTGGGAACTTCAAGGATACGGCGATTATACTTATGGCCGTTATTATAAAACCAAAGGAGGGGTAGCCAGCAACGAAGAGGGAACCTACCGCTACTCTTTCAAAGTACCGACAGCCTGGAAAGGCCAGAAAGTTAAAATTGTGTTTGATGGTGTAATGACTGATACCAAAGTAACAATCAATGGCAAATCTGCCGGTGAGATACATAAGGGTGGCTTTTATTGTTTCTCTTATGATATAACCGATTTAGTTGATTATAAGAAAACCAACGAGTTGGAAGTGCATGTTGCCAAAGAATCGGCCAATAAATCCGTTAATGCTGCCGAGCGTAAAGCAGATTGGTGGTTGTTTTCCGGTATCTATCGTCCTGTATGGTTAGAGGCAACTCCTCAGAATGCAATGGATTATGTGGTTTTGAGTGCCAAAGCAGATGGAAAGATGACCGTTGGAGCAGATTTTACAGGTGATGTTAAAGGATATTCTTTGTCTGCATCCGTGAAATCTTTAATAGATGGTAAAGTTCTTAGCAGCGATGCCGGCTCAACAGTATCTACCAGCGTAAAACCGAACGAAAGACTTATTTGGGAAACGTCCTGGAATAATCCAAAGACCTGGGACCCGGAACATCCAAATCTTTATGTTGTTAAACTGGAACTTAAAAATGCTAATAATGAGATTGTACAAACAAAAGAGATACGTACAGCTTTCCGAACTTTAGAGTTCTTTGAAAAGGATGGTCTTTATCTGAATGGAACCCGACTTATTGTAAAAGGTGTAAACCGTCATACATTTTGGCCGGAAGGTGGCCGAACTACCAGCCATGCTTTAAGTCTTCAAGATGCCAAACTGGTTAAGGAAATGAATATGAATGCTATCCGTTCTCATTATCCGCCCGATGAACATTTTCTGGATGTATGCGACTCGATAGGTATTCTATATATGGATGAGTTGGCCGGATGGCAAAATAGCTACGATTCTAATGTTGGTCCTAAATTGGTTGAAGAGATGATTAAACGTGATGTTAATCATCCTTGTATTATGATCTGGAGTAATGGAAATGAAGGTGGATGGAATAATAATCTTGATAAGCTTTTTGCTAAATACGATTATCTGCAACAACGGCATGTTGTTCACCCCTGGGCTGATTTCAATGAGCTGGATACACATCATTATCCTGCATACCTCACTGGGGTAGGGCGTTTCGTTAATGGATATAAGGTATTCATGCCAACTGAATTTATGCATGCAATGTATGATCAGGGCGGAGGTGCCGGCTTGAGAGATTTCTGGGAGCGTTGGATGACTAGTCCGTATTTTGCGGGTGGCTTTATCTGGGTTTTTTGTGATGAGGCTGTAGCTCGTACCGATAAGAAAGGAATCCTTGACTCTGATAACTCTAATGCACCCGATGGACTTTTAGGTCCGCATCGTGAAAAGGAGGGAAGCTTTTATGCAGTGCGCGAAAGCTGGTCGCCTATCCAGATTAAACCTATGCACGTTACTTCTCATTTCAATGGTGATTTCTTTCTAACCAATGAATATCTCTTTACTAACTTAAGTGAATGCACCATGAAATACAAAATACTTTCTTGTGGAGCTCCTTTAAGTGGTAATTCAGAGAATAAGGAAATTGCTGCCGGAGAAGTTAAATTGCCGTCTATTGCTCCGGGTGAAACAGGTAAGGTGCACTTTGATGTTCCGTCGGCTTTACAGCAAGGAGATGTATTGGCTCTTGAAGCATTCAATACAAATGGCGAAAGCATTTGTAATTGGTCATTCACAATTCATCTGGTAGATAAATACTTTGATAAGGCTATAAGCAAAGGTGTAGTTGCCGGAAGCGTAGGCACTGCTCAGAAGAACATGACTGATGCAACAAAGAATGGTCCTGAATTTGTATTAAAAGGGGGGAATATGACTGTTACTTTTAATGCAGAAAATGGTATGATAAAGAAAATACTTTCAGGAGAGAAGGAGATACCGTTTAATAACGGTCCTGTATCTGTTGGTATGAAGATGAAATATGATGCAGCAAAGAGTTATATAAACACTGTAACAATTAAAGATGCAGACAAAAGAGAGAGACTGAAGGCTGGTGCTACTTATAATTGCAATGCAGCAGTTTACTGCGCCAAGTATTTGGGTGCTGCCGATTCTATTGCATGGACATTAACTAATGATGGCTTGCTTTATATGGATGCCGTTCTTCTGAACCGTGCTTCAGGTGGTGGCGGTTTCGATGATGCCTTTACCGATGACGAGGTTTACAACCTTGGTCTTACATTCTCATATCCGGAAGCAAACTGCTCGGGTATGAAATGGTTTGGCAAAGGTCCTTACCGTGTATGGAAAAACCGTTTGCCAGGAACCAACTACGGTGTATGGCACAAAGATTACAATAATACCATTACCGGCGAAAGTTTTGAGAATCTTATCTATCCCGAGTTTAAAGGTTATCATGCAAATCTTTATTGGGCTACACTGGAGAGTAAAACAACACCATTTACAGTCTATGCACATAATGATGGAATCTATTTCCGGGTATTTACTCCGGAAGAACCAAAAGGGCGCGCTGATGGTAAACCAACAATGCCAGAATTTCCACAAGGAGATATATCTTTCTTGCTAGATATTCCTGCTATCTGTTCTTTTAAACCAATCAAACAGCAAGGACCGCAGAGTCAGCCGGGTAATATCCGAATTAAAAAAGGAGATGAAGGTGTAAGAATCAATCTGATGTTTGATTTCCGCCAGAAATAA